A genomic region of Caulobacter vibrioides contains the following coding sequences:
- the typA gene encoding translational GTPase TypA, translating to MSMRNIAIIAHVDHGKTTLVDQLLAQSGVFRANEATTERAMDSNDQERERGITILAKCTSVLWNGEAGETRINIIDTPGHADFGGEVERILGMVDGCVLLIDAEEGVMPQTKFVLTKALKMGLRPILCINKVDRAHADPDRVHNAAFDLFAAIGATDEQLDFPHIYASGRSGWATLDMNVPSDNLAPLFDLIVRHVPEPKQIAKKDEPFQMLNVLIESDPFLGRLLTGRIESGKAVPGMAIHALDRDGKEIERGRITKVLAFRGLKRQPIDEGAEAGDIVAIAGMSKATVADTLCAMDVTDALPAQPIDPPTISMTVSVNDSPLAGREGDKVQSRVIRDRLLKEAESNVAIRVTESKEGDAYEVSGRGELQLGVLIENMRREGFEVSISRPRVVFQTDPETGKRLEPMEDVMIDVDDEFSGIVIEKLSLRKAELRDMGPSGAGKTRIQLTAPSRSLIGYQGEFLTDTRGSGVLNRVFSHYEPYKGAIDQQRKGVLISNSDGETAAYALWNLEERGVMFVGAGEKTYQGMIIGENSRQDDMDVNPMKAKQLTNVRASGKDESIRLTPPRRMTLEQAIAYIEEDELVEVTPKNIRLRKQTLNPSFRKKRVKED from the coding sequence ATGTCCATGCGAAATATCGCCATCATCGCGCACGTCGATCATGGCAAGACCACCCTCGTCGACCAGCTGCTGGCTCAGTCCGGCGTGTTCCGCGCCAACGAAGCCACGACCGAACGGGCGATGGACTCCAACGACCAGGAGCGCGAGCGCGGCATCACCATCCTGGCCAAGTGCACCTCGGTGCTCTGGAACGGGGAAGCGGGCGAAACCCGTATCAACATCATCGACACCCCCGGCCACGCCGACTTCGGCGGCGAGGTCGAGCGGATCCTGGGCATGGTGGACGGCTGCGTCCTGCTGATCGACGCCGAAGAAGGCGTCATGCCGCAGACCAAGTTCGTGCTGACCAAGGCGCTGAAGATGGGCCTGCGCCCGATCCTCTGCATCAACAAGGTCGATCGCGCCCACGCCGATCCGGACCGCGTCCACAACGCCGCCTTCGACCTGTTCGCCGCGATCGGCGCCACGGACGAGCAGCTGGACTTCCCGCACATCTACGCCTCGGGCCGCTCGGGCTGGGCCACGCTGGACATGAACGTGCCCAGCGACAACCTCGCCCCGCTGTTCGACCTGATCGTCCGCCACGTGCCGGAGCCGAAGCAGATCGCCAAGAAGGACGAGCCGTTCCAGATGCTGAACGTGCTGATCGAAAGCGATCCGTTCCTGGGCCGCCTGCTGACCGGCCGGATCGAGAGCGGCAAGGCCGTCCCCGGCATGGCCATCCACGCCCTGGACCGCGACGGCAAGGAAATCGAGCGCGGCCGCATCACCAAGGTGCTGGCCTTCCGCGGTCTGAAGCGTCAGCCGATCGACGAGGGCGCTGAAGCCGGTGACATCGTCGCCATCGCGGGCATGTCCAAGGCCACCGTGGCCGACACCCTGTGCGCCATGGACGTCACCGACGCCCTGCCGGCCCAGCCGATCGACCCGCCGACCATCTCGATGACCGTCTCGGTCAACGACAGCCCGCTGGCCGGCCGCGAAGGCGACAAGGTCCAATCGCGCGTCATCCGCGACCGTCTGCTGAAGGAAGCCGAGAGCAACGTCGCCATCCGGGTGACCGAGAGCAAGGAAGGCGACGCCTACGAAGTCTCGGGCCGCGGCGAACTGCAGCTGGGCGTGCTGATCGAGAACATGCGCCGCGAAGGCTTCGAGGTCTCGATCTCGCGTCCGCGCGTCGTGTTCCAGACCGATCCGGAAACCGGCAAGCGCCTGGAGCCTATGGAAGACGTCATGATCGACGTCGACGACGAGTTCTCGGGCATCGTCATCGAAAAGCTGTCGCTGCGTAAGGCCGAGCTGCGGGACATGGGTCCGTCGGGCGCCGGCAAGACCCGCATCCAGCTGACCGCTCCGTCGCGCTCGCTGATCGGCTATCAGGGCGAGTTCCTGACCGACACCCGCGGTTCGGGCGTGCTGAACCGTGTGTTCAGCCACTACGAGCCTTACAAGGGCGCCATCGACCAACAGCGCAAGGGCGTGCTGATCTCGAACTCGGACGGTGAAACCGCAGCCTACGCGCTGTGGAACCTGGAAGAGCGCGGCGTGATGTTCGTCGGCGCCGGCGAGAAGACGTACCAGGGCATGATCATCGGCGAGAACAGCCGCCAGGATGACATGGACGTCAATCCGATGAAGGCCAAGCAGCTGACCAACGTCCGCGCGTCTGGCAAGGACGAGTCGATCCGTCTGACCCCGCCGCGCCGCATGACCCTGGAGCAGGCGATCGCCTATATCGAAGAAGACGAGCTGGTCGAGGTGACGCCGAAGAACATCCGCCTGCGCAAGCAGACCCTGAACCCGTCGTTCCGCAAGAAGCGCGTCAAGGAAGACTAG